A window from Bacteroidota bacterium encodes these proteins:
- a CDS encoding DUF2461 domain-containing protein, translating to MSFFTQAYLDFFLELSANNHKEWFDANRQRYEQHVKKPFELFVARLIAGTQAIDPRIQIQPRDAIFRINRDIRFSADKTPYKTNRSAVIGLGGRRQYDIPGYYIQLGPDYLWIGGGLYGMDKALLGRARSNMAAEPGAIDALLAQPAFKKYYGGQLLGEKSKVLPRAYKELADRQPLLYHKYWYYMAELKDTSPMLAPDFDQLVLAHFAAGREVNAYLESLVAAE from the coding sequence ATGTCTTTTTTTACACAGGCCTACCTCGATTTCTTTCTTGAGCTGAGCGCAAACAACCACAAGGAATGGTTTGATGCCAACCGGCAGCGCTACGAACAGCATGTGAAAAAACCGTTCGAGCTTTTTGTGGCGCGGCTGATAGCGGGCACTCAGGCAATCGATCCCCGCATACAGATCCAGCCCAGGGATGCGATCTTCCGCATCAACCGCGACATCCGCTTTAGTGCGGACAAAACACCCTACAAGACCAACCGCTCCGCCGTTATCGGGCTGGGGGGCCGCCGCCAGTATGACATACCCGGCTACTACATCCAGCTGGGCCCCGATTATCTATGGATAGGCGGCGGGCTGTATGGCATGGATAAGGCCCTGCTGGGCCGTGCCCGCAGCAATATGGCTGCCGAGCCTGGCGCGATAGATGCCCTGCTGGCACAGCCGGCATTCAAAAAATACTACGGTGGCCAGCTGCTGGGCGAGAAGAGCAAGGTGCTGCCCCGTGCGTACAAAGAGCTGGCCGATCGGCAGCCCCTGCTGTACCACAAGTACTGGTACTACATGGCCGAGCTGAAGGATACAAGCCCTATGCTGGCCCCAGATTTCGATCAGCTTGTGCTGGCCCACTTTGCAGCAGGCCGGGAGGTGAACGCCTACCTGGAGTCGCTGGTTGCTGCCGAATAG
- a CDS encoding VOC family protein — MKKLNYLLFALLAVAAVACAGEKPKEQAEKAPEEKPAPPMPDMAWFEIPATNLQRAVKFYNTILGVELKVEKQKQGAGESEMAFFPAREQHGLSGHISVHPKMKPGAGGTLIYLKGGKDVQPILDRVEKAGGKILVPKTDITPELGHFAIIQDTEGNVIGLHAPELTNAGPYDMGWFELATADLARAKTFYTQLWAVDSLVQEKNCTQPLVYFPQAKKTFSGALVKDAKAKPGMAGPLVYLNCGNDLAPMLARAEKAGAKVLLPKTDLPENMGSIAVFMDSEGNQVGLYAMPAVAAEAEGAEAKAQK; from the coding sequence ATGAAAAAACTCAATTACCTCCTATTTGCACTGCTGGCTGTAGCAGCCGTGGCCTGTGCAGGCGAAAAACCGAAAGAACAGGCAGAAAAAGCCCCCGAAGAGAAACCCGCCCCGCCGATGCCTGATATGGCCTGGTTTGAAATACCAGCAACCAACCTGCAGCGTGCCGTAAAATTCTACAACACCATCCTGGGTGTAGAGCTGAAAGTGGAGAAGCAGAAGCAGGGAGCGGGCGAGTCGGAGATGGCCTTCTTCCCGGCCCGCGAGCAGCACGGCCTGTCTGGCCACATTTCCGTCCACCCCAAGATGAAACCGGGTGCAGGGGGTACCCTGATTTACCTGAAGGGCGGCAAGGATGTGCAGCCCATTCTGGACCGAGTAGAGAAAGCAGGGGGTAAAATATTGGTTCCCAAAACCGATATTACACCCGAGCTTGGCCACTTTGCCATTATACAGGATACCGAGGGTAACGTGATAGGACTGCATGCACCCGAGCTTACCAATGCGGGGCCGTATGATATGGGCTGGTTTGAACTGGCCACCGCAGACCTGGCCCGTGCCAAGACCTTTTACACCCAACTGTGGGCGGTAGATTCACTGGTGCAAGAGAAGAATTGCACCCAGCCCCTGGTGTACTTCCCACAGGCAAAAAAGACTTTTAGCGGCGCCCTGGTAAAGGATGCCAAGGCGAAACCCGGTATGGCTGGCCCGCTGGTATACCTGAACTGTGGCAATGACCTGGCCCCCATGCTGGCCCGTGCCGAAAAGGCCGGTGCCAAGGTACTGCTGCCCAAAACGGATCTGCCCGAAAACATGGGTAGTATTGCCGTCTTTATGGACAGCGAGGGCAACCAGGTAGGCCTGTATGCCATGCCCGCCGTGGCTGCCGAGGCCGAAGGTGCCGAGGCAAAAGCCCAGAAATAG
- a CDS encoding VOC family protein, with translation MMKNTLTWFEIPAADLDRAMSYYGTLLNAKLEATTMAGEKSNMKMAMLPYQQQEGGVGGALVKSDMHKPATTGTVVYLDVTGRLDQVLSAVPQQGGMVLMPKTSLGEHLGHIALMKDTEGNVVGLHDLS, from the coding sequence ATGATGAAAAACACCCTAACCTGGTTTGAAATTCCGGCAGCCGACCTGGATAGAGCCATGAGCTACTATGGAACCCTGCTAAACGCGAAGCTGGAGGCCACCACCATGGCCGGAGAAAAAAGCAACATGAAAATGGCCATGCTACCCTACCAGCAGCAGGAAGGCGGTGTGGGCGGCGCGCTGGTAAAGAGCGATATGCACAAGCCGGCCACTACGGGCACCGTGGTGTATCTGGACGTTACCGGCAGGCTGGATCAGGTTCTCTCTGCCGTACCGCAGCAGGGGGGCATGGTGCTAATGCCCAAGACCTCGCTGGGCGAGCACCTGGGGCACATTGCCCTGATGAAGGACACTGAAGGCAATGTGGTGGGCCTGCATGACCTGAGCTAG
- a CDS encoding histidine kinase, producing MMPNWNIDWLKPQRHISWIRWLSLLIFALLVPSLSGFIAYGIFSAQGYVLLYGWCFLYAAFVWELNLRLLRWLLAHEPRSEQRTWRMVRWLLAHSVLTAALSVGGVALTCWLFTIPYVWDIQQRNLLFLIPSVLVVGHYYETAFHLSKTQELALKQAQLAQASSEARLQALMQQVDPHFLFNSLNVLLQLMEEDVARAEDFVQHLSQLYRYVLEHGKQPLVLLEEELGILAHYEALMQLRFGHSFRLEYTLQLNPNGYLIPPTSLLTLAENALKHNRLSSESALCVQVRESHSGQQRWLEVENEIRTKNQPDYSTRLGLENLRGRYLLATRQLIEVRASATHFLVRLPLVEVYR from the coding sequence ATGATGCCAAACTGGAATATAGACTGGCTGAAACCCCAAAGGCACATTAGCTGGATCCGTTGGTTGAGCCTGCTGATCTTTGCCCTGCTGGTGCCCAGCCTGAGTGGTTTTATCGCCTACGGCATTTTTTCCGCTCAGGGGTACGTGCTCCTGTATGGGTGGTGTTTTCTGTACGCGGCCTTTGTGTGGGAACTGAACCTGCGCCTATTGCGCTGGCTGCTGGCGCACGAACCCCGGAGCGAGCAGCGCACCTGGCGTATGGTGCGCTGGCTGCTAGCGCACAGCGTGCTGACCGCCGCCCTCAGCGTTGGCGGCGTTGCGCTTACCTGCTGGCTATTCACCATCCCCTACGTGTGGGACATTCAACAGCGAAACCTGCTGTTCCTAATCCCCAGTGTGCTGGTGGTGGGGCATTACTACGAAACAGCTTTTCACCTAAGCAAAACCCAGGAGCTGGCCCTGAAACAGGCCCAGCTAGCCCAGGCCAGCAGCGAGGCCCGGCTTCAGGCTCTGATGCAGCAGGTAGACCCTCATTTTCTGTTCAATAGCCTGAATGTGCTGCTACAGCTGATGGAGGAAGATGTAGCACGAGCCGAAGACTTTGTGCAGCACCTGAGCCAGCTGTATCGCTACGTGCTGGAGCATGGCAAGCAGCCCCTGGTGCTGCTGGAGGAGGAGCTGGGCATCCTGGCACACTACGAGGCCCTGATGCAGCTACGCTTTGGCCATAGCTTTCGGCTGGAGTATACCCTGCAGCTCAACCCAAACGGGTATCTGATTCCGCCAACCAGCCTGCTTACCCTGGCCGAAAATGCGCTCAAGCACAACCGGCTGTCTAGCGAATCGGCCCTATGTGTGCAGGTGCGCGAAAGCCACAGCGGGCAGCAGCGATGGCTGGAGGTAGAGAATGAGATCCGGACCAAAAATCAGCCCGACTATTCTACGCGCCTGGGGCTGGAAAACCTGCGGGGGCGCTACCTGCTGGCCACTCGGCAGCTGATAGAGGTGCGGGCCAGTGCCACACACTTTCTGGTTCGGCTCCCACTGGTTGAGGTATACCGATGA
- a CDS encoding LytTR family DNA-binding domain-containing protein encodes MMKVLIVEDEPRARERLARLLRKQPNVEVLGCLDSIAAAHTWFELNAAPDLVFLDIELGDGSSFELLESLKPDFPIIFTTAHAGHALEAYAYNSAAYLLKPYTEAQLQQALAKVRKTEQHYTGARMDSLLQRLEKQAAYKKRVVVRKGRDFVALETPQIAYLFTEQKIVFVRDTAGNNYICERTLSELQAELDPDQFYRANRQFLINFSAIGRICSLEKGKLNLELLPKPNGQVVVSQENAAEFKQWLER; translated from the coding sequence ATGATGAAAGTACTGATTGTAGAAGATGAACCCAGGGCCCGCGAGCGGCTGGCCCGGCTGCTACGCAAGCAGCCCAATGTGGAGGTACTGGGCTGCCTGGACAGCATAGCTGCGGCACACACCTGGTTCGAACTGAATGCGGCCCCCGACCTGGTGTTTCTGGATATAGAGCTGGGAGATGGCTCCAGCTTCGAGCTGCTCGAGAGCCTGAAACCTGATTTCCCCATCATCTTTACCACCGCCCATGCCGGCCATGCCCTGGAGGCCTATGCCTACAACAGCGCGGCCTATCTGCTGAAGCCCTATACCGAGGCACAGCTACAGCAGGCACTGGCCAAGGTGCGCAAAACCGAGCAGCACTACACAGGTGCACGAATGGACAGCCTGCTACAGAGGCTGGAAAAGCAGGCTGCCTATAAGAAACGGGTGGTGGTGCGCAAGGGGCGAGATTTTGTAGCCCTGGAGACCCCACAGATTGCCTACCTGTTTACGGAGCAGAAGATCGTATTCGTCCGAGACACGGCCGGGAACAACTACATCTGCGAAAGGACGCTGAGTGAACTGCAGGCCGAGTTGGACCCCGATCAGTTCTACCGCGCCAACCGGCAGTTTCTGATCAACTTCTCGGCTATCGGCCGCATCTGTAGCCTGGAAAAGGGCAAGCTGAACCTGGAACTGCTACCGAAACCCAACGGGCAGGTGGTGGTGAGCCAGGAAAATGCCGCCGAATTCAAACAATGGCTGGAGCGATAA
- a CDS encoding ATP-binding cassette domain-containing protein encodes MIQVESVTKAYREKRAVDGISLSAQAGQILGLLGPNGAGKTTLIRMLTRILYPDSGRIWIQGEPLAEHHQQRMGYLPEERGLYRKMRVDEHLHYLLQLKGLDRDEARSRTRQWLERFELADRAHSPVQSLSKGMQQKVQFIATVAHEPEILILDEPFSGLDPINSQVLQEVIEECRSTGRTLILSTHRMEQAEQLCDRLALIHQGKVLYEGSLRELQRQHRQDRYRFGLEEELTPELLAELPGSWILLNEHTLEVQGDRMALIAWLNQRYTLLSYQQLVPSLHSLFIQTVQQHA; translated from the coding sequence ATGATCCAGGTAGAATCGGTAACCAAGGCCTACCGCGAAAAGCGCGCCGTAGATGGTATCAGCCTAAGCGCACAGGCCGGGCAGATACTAGGCCTGCTGGGCCCTAACGGGGCCGGCAAAACCACGCTGATCCGCATGCTTACGCGCATCCTGTACCCCGACTCGGGGCGCATATGGATACAGGGCGAACCGCTGGCCGAGCACCATCAGCAGCGCATGGGCTACCTGCCCGAGGAGCGGGGCCTATACCGCAAGATGCGGGTGGACGAGCACCTGCACTACCTGCTACAGCTGAAAGGGCTAGACCGTGATGAGGCCCGAAGCCGCACCCGGCAGTGGCTGGAGCGATTTGAACTAGCAGACCGTGCCCACAGCCCAGTGCAGAGCCTGAGCAAGGGCATGCAGCAGAAGGTGCAATTCATAGCCACCGTGGCACACGAGCCCGAAATCCTGATCCTGGATGAACCCTTTAGCGGGCTAGACCCCATCAACAGCCAGGTGCTGCAAGAGGTGATAGAAGAATGCCGGAGTACAGGCCGAACACTCATCCTGAGTACGCACCGCATGGAGCAGGCCGAGCAGCTGTGCGACCGGCTGGCCCTTATCCACCAGGGAAAGGTGCTGTACGAGGGTAGCCTGCGGGAGCTACAGCGGCAGCACCGGCAAGACCGATACCGCTTCGGGCTGGAAGAGGAGCTGACACCCGAACTGCTGGCGGAACTGCCCGGCAGCTGGATCCTGCTGAATGAGCATACCCTGGAGGTGCAGGGCGACCGAATGGCGCTGATAGCCTGGCTGAACCAGCGCTATACACTACTGTCTTACCAGCAGCTGGTGCCCAGCCTGCATAGTCTTTTCATCCAAACTGTACAGCAGCATGCGTAA